One window of the Spea bombifrons isolate aSpeBom1 chromosome 8, aSpeBom1.2.pri, whole genome shotgun sequence genome contains the following:
- the LOC128502700 gene encoding cytochrome P450 2F3-like, giving the protein MDLDGSVTLLLVFLLTCVIFLAKRKRRGKLPPGPTPLPFIGNMHQVKINDLIKSLVDLSKTYGPMYTFHLGSRPTVVLCGYQVLKEALIDHAEEFSGRGDFPAVQMYSKGNGIVYGTGERWRQLRRFAITTLKNFGMGKRSLEERVKEEAQYLIEEFQKSEGKPFDPTFGFSSAGSNIICSLVFGDRFDYRDKEFLNLLYLINNSWHLMSSTWGQLLFVFPKIMQWIPGPHKQIYKNYVKLGAFVAKRLRMNKETLDPNNPRDFIDCFLIKIEQEKKNPQSHFCYETMLKTTVNVFFAGTETVGSTLRYGFLILLRHPEVEEKVHEEIDRVIGRERSPCMDDRSKMPYTEAVIYEIQRFADIVPMSVPHTVTRDIKFRGYDLPEGLNIMPLICTSQYDPTKFKNPQAFDPTHFLDENGAFKKNEAFMAFSAGKRICLGEGLAQMELFIFFTTILQNFSLKPLVDPKDIDITPASSGLGNIPWPYKMCLIPR; this is encoded by the exons ATGGACCTCGATGGCTCTGTCACCCTCCTTCTCGTCTTCCTCCTCACCTGCGTAATCTTCCTGGCCAAGAGGAAGCGTCGCGGGAAATTGCCCCCGGGTCCCACTCCTCTGCCGTTCATTGGAAACATGCACCAGGTCAAGATAAATGACCTCATCAAGTCCCTGGTGGAT CTCAGTAAGACGTACGGCCCCATGTATACCTTCCACCTTGGCTCTCGCCCCACGGTGGTGCTGTGCGGGTACCAGGTATTAAAGGAGGCGCTGATCGACCACGCGGAGGAGTTCAGCGGGAGGGGAGACTTCCCTGCCGTCCAGATGTACAGCAAGGGAAACG GAATAGTGTACGGCACGGGTGAGAGGTGGAGGCAGTTGCGTCGTTTTGCGATCACCACCTTGAAGAACTTCGGAATGGGAAAGAGGAGCCTGGAGGAGAGGGTGAAGGAGGAGGCCCAGTACCTGATAGAAGAGTTCCAAAAAAGTGAAG GGAAACCCTTTGATCCAACGTTTGGCTTCAGCTCAGCCGGGTCAAACATCATCTGCTCCTTGGTGTTTGGAGACCGCTTTGACTACAGGGACAAGGAGTTCCTCAACCTCCTCTACCTCATCAACAACAGCTGGCACTTAATGAGTTCCACGTGGGGCCAG CTACTGTTTGTGTTTCCTAAAATCATGCAGTGGATCCCCGGTCCCCACAAGCAGATATACAAGAACTACGTCAAACTCGGGGCTTTCGTGGCCAAGAGACTTCGGATGAACAAGGAAACTCTTGACCCCAACAACCCTCGGGATTTTATCGACTGCTTCCTCATTAAAATCGAGCAG GAGAAGAAGAATCCCCAGAGCCACTTTTGCTATGAGACGATGCTGAAGACAAcggtaaatgtgttttttgccGGGACGGAGACCGTGGGGTCCACCCTGAGATACGGCTTCCTGATCTTACTGCGGCACCCAGAGGTAGAAG AGAAGGTCCATGAGGAGATAGACCGAGTGATCGGCCGAGAAAGAAGTCCGTGCATGGATGACCGAAGCAAGATGCCTTACACGGAAGCCGTTATTTACGAAATCCAGAGATTCGCAGACATCGTCCCCATGAGCGTCCCTCACACCGTCACCCGGGACATCAAGTTTCGGGGATACGACCTGCCAGAG GGTCTGAACATCATGCCCCTGATTTGCACGTCCCAGTACGACCCCACAAAGTTTAAAAACCCCCAGGCTTTTGACCCAACGCATTTCTTGGACGAGAACGGAGCATTCAAGAAAAATGAAGCGTTCATGGCGTTTTCGGCAG GGAAGCGGATCTGCCTCGGGGAAGGTTTGGCTCAGATGGAGTTGTTTATTTTCTTCACCACAATACTTCAAAACTTCAGTCTGAAGCCCCTCGTGGACCCCAAAGACATTGACATTACGCCTGCAAGCAGC